One genomic region from Mangifera indica cultivar Alphonso chromosome 17, CATAS_Mindica_2.1, whole genome shotgun sequence encodes:
- the LOC123200400 gene encoding pectinesterase/pectinesterase inhibitor PPE8B-like, with product MQPFKLIISLLLLLTAPSYVSSNSDYLPSECLKVPTSTFVSSLQTAIGFIRDATPIISQFANTLGDFRLQNAVLDCLDLLDFSVDELDWTASASQNINGKYYSSGDLSSDLRTWLSAALTNQETCMEGFEGTNGIAKGMVEGSLQQISSLVKELLKMVHPVSSLKSKKSSQFPYWFKREDRKLLLVNGTEADAIVAADGTGNYTSIMDAVLAAPDYRMKRYVIYIKRGVYKEYVEIKKKKWNLMMIGDGIDATIISGNRNYIDGWSPFRGATFAVSAVGFIARDITFENTAGPEKHQAVAVRSDSDLSVFFRCAIRGYQDSLYTHAMRQFFRECKISGTVDFIFGHGTVVFQNCEILAKRGLPDQKNAITAHGRIDPDEPSGFSLQFCNITADSDLLPYVNSTRTYLGRPWKIYSRTIFMQNYISNIVRPEGWLEMNGSLGLDTLYYAEYMNYGEGAGVSSRVKWPGYHVLNSSSEAINFTVAQFLLGDLWLPSTGVQYTAGLAA from the exons ATGCAACCCTTCAAGCTCATAATATCCCTGCTTCTATTGCTCACCGCGCCTTCTTATGTTAGCTCTAACTCAGACTACTTGCCTTCTGAGTGCTTAAAGGTTCCCACTTCCACATTTGTCAGCTCTTTGCAGACCGCCATTGGCTTCATACGAGACGCCACTCCTATCATTTCTCAGTTTGCTAATACGCTTGGAGATTTTCGCCTTCAAAATGCTGTGTTAGATTGTCTTGATTTGCTTGATTTTTCAGTCGATGAGTTGGACTGGACTGCCTCTGCTTCTCAAAATATTAATG GCAAATATTACAGCAGCGGTGATCTAAGTTCAGATTTGAGAACATGGTTAAGTGCTGCACTGACTAATCAGGAGACATGCATGGAAGGATTTGAAGGCACAAATGGGATCGCCAAAGGCATGGTAGAAGGAAGCCTTCAACAAATCTCTTCACTGGTTAAAGAACTTCTAAAAATGGTGCATCCTGTCTCTAGTTTAAAGTCCAAAAAAAGTAGCCAATTTCCCTACTGGTTTAAACGGGAGGACAGGAAATTGTTGCTGGTAAATGGGACTGAAGCTGATGCCATAGTAGCGGCAGATGGCACTGGAAATTATACCAGCATAATGGATGCTGTGTTGGCTGCGCCGGACTACAGAATGAAGAGATacgtaatttatattaaaagggGTGTATATAAAGAGTATGTGGAgatcaagaagaagaaatggaacCTTATGATGATTGGAGATGGAATTGATGCTACAATTATTTCTGGGAATAGAAATTATATTGATGGCTGGTCCCCGTTCAGGGGTGCCACCTTTG CTGTAAGTGCAGTAGGATTCATAGCACGAGACATAACGTTTGAGAACACAGCAGGACCAGAGAAGCACCAAGCTGTTGCGGTACGATCAGACTCCGATCTCTCTGTGTTTTTTCGATGCGCCATTAGAGGCTACCAAGACTCGCTCTACACGCACGCGATGCGCCAATTCTTCCGTGAATGCAAGATCAGTGGCACTGTAGACTTCATATTTGGCCACGGCACTGTCGTGTTCCAAAACTGCGAAATCCTGGCGAAAAGAGGCCTGCCAGATCAGAAGAACGCGATAACTGCTCACGGTCGCATAGACCCCGATGAACCATCAGGTTTCTCTCTCCAATTCTGCAACATCACCGCCGATTCCGACCTCTTACCCTACGTCAATTCCACCAGAACGTACCTCGGGAGACCCTGGAAGATATACTCTAGAACCATATTCATGCAGAATTATATCAGCAATATTGTAAGGCCTGAAGGATGGCTGGAGATGAATGGAAGTCTTGGTTTGGATACATTGTATTATGCAGAGTATATGAATTATGGGGAGGGGGCTGGCGTTTCTAGCAGAGTTAAGTGGCCTGGTTATCATGTGTTGAATAGTTCTAGTGAAGCCATTAATTTTACTGTGGCACAATTTCTTCTTGGAGACTTGTGGTTGCCATCTACAGGTGTTCAATATACAGCAGGTTTGGCTGCGTGA